A stretch of the Zeugodacus cucurbitae isolate PBARC_wt_2022May chromosome 6, idZeuCucr1.2, whole genome shotgun sequence genome encodes the following:
- the LOC128922704 gene encoding ecdysone receptor-like isoform X3, whose amino-acid sequence MMKRRWSNNGGFAFRMLEESSTEVSSSSTGLVLSTALSPSPLDSPVYGEQDLWYDAAFNGPGGHSVITSAHGCAALLPPQTTIIPLPPLGGLNNMNAGNATNGGNFGNGNVGGGGNGGVMGHGNQLSNGQLANQQNAHNNNNNLNMHNNNNTNMLHATLNQGLMNGLMGSVLGGNAAGMQHNVLNMQQHTPRSDSANSISSGMFPKLFSEFE is encoded by the coding sequence ATGATGAAGCGACGTTGGTCGAATAACGGCGGTTTCGCCTTTCGCATGCTGGAAGAATCCTCCACCGAGGTGAGCTCATCCTCCACTGGACTCGTGCTTAGCACAGCACTGTCGCCCTCACCGCTCGACTCACCGGTCTATGGCGAGCAGGATCTGTGGTATGATGCCGCTTTCAATGGACCTGGCGGCCACAGCGTGATCACATCGGCGCATGGTTGTGCCGCTTTGCTGCCGCCACAAACCACAATAATACCGTTACCACCGTTAGGCGGCTTGAACAATATGAATGCTGGCAATGCAACAAATGGCGGCAATTTTGGTAACGGTaatgttggtggtggtggcaatGGCGGCGTAATGGGCCATGGCAATCAGCTGAGCAATGGTCAACTTGCTAATCAACAAAATgcacacaataataataacaatttgaatatgcacaacaataacaatacgaatatgttgcatgcaacacttaATCAGGGCTTAATGAATGGTTTGATGGGTAGTGTGTTGGGTGGCAATGCTGCTGGCATGCAGCACAACGTACTCAACATGCAACAGCATACGCCGCGCAGCGATTCGGCGAATTCGATATCGTCAG
- the LOC128922704 gene encoding ecdysone receptor-like isoform X2 — protein MMKRRWSNNGGFAFRMLEESSTEVSSSSTGLVLSTALSPSPLDSPVYGEQDLWYDAAFNGPGGHSVITSAHGCAALLPPQTTIIPLPPLGGLNNMNAGNATNGGNFGNGNVGGGGNGGVMGHGNQLSNGQLANQQNAHNNNNNLNMHNNNNTNMLHATLNQGLMNGLMGSVLGGNAAGMQHNVLNMQQHTPRSDSANSISSDEPIMSYAVHGKSFFCTRHER, from the exons ATGATGAAGCGACGTTGGTCGAATAACGGCGGTTTCGCCTTTCGCATGCTGGAAGAATCCTCCACCGAGGTGAGCTCATCCTCCACTGGACTCGTGCTTAGCACAGCACTGTCGCCCTCACCGCTCGACTCACCGGTCTATGGCGAGCAGGATCTGTGGTATGATGCCGCTTTCAATGGACCTGGCGGCCACAGCGTGATCACATCGGCGCATGGTTGTGCCGCTTTGCTGCCGCCACAAACCACAATAATACCGTTACCACCGTTAGGCGGCTTGAACAATATGAATGCTGGCAATGCAACAAATGGCGGCAATTTTGGTAACGGTaatgttggtggtggtggcaatGGCGGCGTAATGGGCCATGGCAATCAGCTGAGCAATGGTCAACTTGCTAATCAACAAAATgcacacaataataataacaatttgaatatgcacaacaataacaatacgaatatgttgcatgcaacacttaATCAGGGCTTAATGAATGGTTTGATGGGTAGTGTGTTGGGTGGCAATGCTGCTGGCATGCAGCACAACGTACTCAACATGCAACAGCATACGCCGCGCAGCGATTCGGCGAATTCGATATCGTCAG atgaaccaataatgagttatgctgtccaTGGCAAGAGCTTTTTTTGTACACGTCATGAGAGATGA
- the LOC114803800 gene encoding putative uncharacterized protein DDB_G0286901 produces the protein MDLYCYQPTPPASLMDYPVGPHQLQNGSSGVGVGVGGVGGIVNNTNAYFNNIYTNGNNNNSNNNNSSNHYNHHSNSDSSSVTTTTTTATNFGDCIGLERGFDFYSDRVTKRAF, from the exons atggattTATATTGTTATCAGCCAACGCCACCTGCCTCACTCATGGATTATCCCGTTGGACCGCATCAACTGCAGAATGGCAGCAGCGGTGTCGGTGTCGGTGTTGGCGGCGTCGGTGGCATCGTCAATAATACTAAtgcatatttcaataatatctaCACCAAtggcaacaataataatagcaacaacaataatagtagTAATCATTATAATCATCATAGTAATAGTGATAGCTCATCGgtgacgacaacaacaacaacagcgacaaatTTCGGTGATTGCATTGGTCTGGAGCGCGGTTTTGATTTCTACAGTGATCGAG TGACAAAGCGCGCATTTTAA